gcagtttttttttctccatcaaTTATAAACAGTTCACTCATCCTTAGCATTCAGTGTTCCACAAAACAAAGGACATGTAATGCCACCTCTATAAGCAAAAATTGATTGTCATTGGGGATTACATGCCACATTATGTAGAACCCAGAGAATTCTAGCATACCTCTCCCTCAAGATGAACCACACTAGCAGATTGCGGTGGCTGAAAGCACAGTACCATACCATTAAGCCTGGATAGTCCGCGACTTCCTACCGTAGGATGGAACTAAGAGTCAACACAATTGGAATGAAAATCAGAACAGAGTTAGTCATGTTACTCCAGCTCACCCCGTAAGTAACAAGGACGTCCTGTAACCACGGATCCACCCGATTGTGGCCATGATTCTCGCCGACGAGACCTCGATGGCCTCAACAACTGGACGCTGCAAGCCTTCTGCATCAAGCCGTCCTTCCTAGCGCCTCGCACGCTGGCACTAGCATCCGAAAACCTAAATCAGCAGAAGAGAAGATAAAAAACCGAGCACAATCAGTCACCAAATTACAGCAGAAAAGTGCGGGCAATCGGGGCCGGCTGACGCGGCCATCGTTCCCTTGGGAAATTGGCGAAGCTGCAAGCACAGCGCACAATCGGCACCGCAGCATCGCCGAATGCCCCGAATCCCCTGCCTTCCTTCTCAGcttcgctgccgccgcgtcGACGCGGCGGGTCGGGCCATCAGCGAGCtagcgagagagagggggaaatggGACTTACCCGCTCTTTCGTTGCCgcggcgccgctcccgtcggcgcGTACGCTCCCCGGCGGCCACCCGCCGCCGTATCTCcccgtcgaggaggaggaggaggacgccgagcCGCTCGCTCGCTTCTcgccgtggaggtggaggagttcGCGAGCGCGAGGCGCGGCGAGGTGGGTTGCCTCTGCCTCCGTGCCGTTGGGGAGCGGAAGCCAACGGGGATAAGGCGTCGCGGACTTGGGCCGGGCCGAATTATATGATGGGCTTAGATAGAAGTACAAAAGGAGCCCAAAAATGCTTAAACACCTTTCTAAGTTCTAACCAAACAAAATTCAAATGTGTTTTTATTTGAACACACAAACACATCGCTTCAAACAAACTTAGTTTGAACGGAAACACAATCCGTTCTCGCAAACATTTGGGTGGTTCTGCCCAGCAAATCCCCAAATTACAGTAGCTTCTACATAGACACATCTGCTGCACGTCACTGGCACAGTGGCTACAATCTAGGACTTGTACGTGTGTGCACGTACGAGAACGATGATACTACTAGTTCATACGAGCCCGACACGTTACGAGACGCGTGGCATGGCGGTGTATCGATGACGTGTACATGTGCTTTGACCCGCCGGGTcaatggcggccgccgccgccgccgcagcggcgcTTCAGCTCGTCGACGAGCTCGTCGAAGCCGCGGCGCGACGAGCCGccgggcgcgacggcggcgtgcagcgTGGCCCGCATCTTGCCCACCTGCTCCCGGAgcacctccccttcctccccgcgCATCACCCCCTCGATCCTCGCcctcacctcgccggcgtccacggcgccgcggtcgccgacggccacgccggcgcgccACTCCCgcacgacgaggcggcggttgGTGAACTGGTCGGTGAGCAGCGGGAAGCACAGCATCGGCACCCCGGCCCACGCGCTCTCCAGGATGGAGTTCCAGCCGCAGTGCGtgaggaaggcggcgacggcggggtgggCGAGCACCTCCACCTGGCAGCACCACGGCACCACCACGCcgcggccgtcggcggcggcggcggcggcgaagccgtCGGGGAGCGGGTCGGGGTCGTCGGAGCTGACGATGTCCGGCCGCATCACCCACAGGAACCGGGCGCCGCTGGCGAGCACGCCGCGGGCGATCTCGTGGAGCTCGCGGCGCGTGACGTGGGCGTAGCTGCCGAAGGAGACGTAGAGCACGGagcgcggcggctgcgcggcgaGCCACCGGGAGCAGTCGGACTCGGCCCACATGGAGGTGGCGACGGCGCTGCGGGCGAAGCCGGCGGGGAGGATGGGGCCGACGGCGTAGAACGGCCGCTcgcggcggagcgcggcgaTGGTGGACGGCTCCAGCTCCTCCACCGTGTTGCACACCACGTAGTCGGCGCCGCGGGCCTCCTCGAACGCCCTGAAGATGATGCGGTGCACCACCGTGGTCGTGTCCGTGTCCTGCAGGTACGACATCAGCTCCCCCGGCTCGATCGCCTCCACCCCCGGCACGTACGTGATCGTGTCCTTCCTCGGCTCTGCATGCACCCACCACCACACATTCCCCCCAACAAATTAAAACAACTCgtaaaataaaattacttgctacctccgtttcaagtcataagaaagtcttataacctaaaacgaaGGAAGTACTTGCAAGGATCTTCGTTTCGCATCACGAAAAATGTGAAACAGTTGAATTACATGCACCGACCAATTCACGAAAATGAGAAATGTGACTGAGAAGATTAAAATGATGAGAATCACAACTGTTTGGTAGTCAGACTCTGAGAATtaatattttttgaactttcaagAATTAATAATATTGAATTTTTTTACTTCTGATTTATAGTTTAATTTTAAGATTTTAAAATTATGAATTCTGAGAATTTGAATTAAAATCTAAACTATTTGAGAAAGCTAGAGATTCTGCACGAAACTGCAACTATATCGTAAGCTCTTTTGGCAAGACCTAAGATGGCTTGTGTAAGTGCCAAGTGCTCGTGTTCGTGTACCGTTGCAACGGAAGTGACCGTGCTCGGTGAGGAGGTTGATGTGGTAGTAGAGGTTGAAGATGAGCGCCGGCTCGGTCCAGAAGGAGACGTAGGGGATCCCGAGCTTCTTGGAGAGCGTCGCCGGCCAGACGAAGAAGGTGTCAGCGACGAGgaacgtcgccgccgcgtcgacgacgacgcggcggagcAGCGCCTCGACGTGCGCGCCGAACGCGTGGAGCAGCGACCCCATGAAGTCGTCGTGGTTCAGCGACCGGTCGAACCCCACGGGGAGGCcgtcgctcaccacctcgtacCGCACGTCCATGGCGGCCGCCaccgtctcgccgccgccgccccctttcgcggcggcggcgcgcgccgcggcgaagACGTCGTAGCCGGACGGATCGGCGACGCCGAGCGCGCGCGCCGTCTGCTCGTGGACGGACTCCGTGCTGACGAACGTGACGGCGA
Above is a window of Oryza sativa Japonica Group chromosome 10, ASM3414082v1 DNA encoding:
- the LOC4348729 gene encoding UDP-glycosyltransferase 86A2 isoform X1; the protein is MGEEVAATAAAAAGGKPHAVVVTYPLQGHVNPAVHLALQLAARGFAVTFVSTESVHEQTARALGVADPSGYDVFAAARAAAAKGGGGGETVAAAMDVRYEVVSDGLPVGFDRSLNHDDFMGSLLHAFGAHVEALLRRVVVDAAATFLVADTFFVWPATLSKKLGIPYVSFWTEPALIFNLYYHINLLTEHGHFRCNEPRKDTITYVPGVEAIEPGELMSYLQDTDTTTVVHRIIFRAFEEARGADYVVCNTVEELEPSTIAALRRERPFYAVGPILPAGFARSAVATSMWAESDCSRWLAAQPPRSVLYVSFGSYAHVTRRELHEIARGVLASGARFLWVMRPDIVSSDDPDPLPDGFAAAAAADGRGVVVPWCCQVEVLAHPAVAAFLTHCGWNSILESAWAGVPMLCFPLLTDQFTNRRLVVREWRAGVAVGDRGAVDAGEVRARIEGVMRGEEGEVLREQVGKMRATLHAAVAPGGSSRRGFDELVDELKRRCGGGGGRH
- the LOC4348729 gene encoding UDP-glycosyltransferase 86A1 isoform X2, translated to MGQQQPQDAVAANGNGGGKRPHAVVIPYPLQGHVIPAVHLALRLAARGFAVTFVNTESVHRQITSSGGGHGVGGGDDIFAGAGGGAMIRYELVSDGFPLGFDRSRNHDQYMEGVLHVLPAHVDELLRRVVGDGDAAAATCLVADTFFVWPATLARKLGVPYVSFWTEPAIIFSLYYHMDLLTKNGHFNCKEPRKDTITYVPGVEAIEPGELMSYLQDTDTTTVVHRIIFRAFEEARGADYVVCNTVEELEPSTIAALRRERPFYAVGPILPAGFARSAVATSMWAESDCSRWLAAQPPRSVLYVSFGSYAHVTRRELHEIARGVLASGARFLWVMRPDIVSSDDPDPLPDGFAAAAAADGRGVVVPWCCQVEVLAHPAVAAFLTHCGWNSILESAWAGVPMLCFPLLTDQFTNRRLVVREWRAGVAVGDRGAVDAGEVRARIEGVMRGEEGEVLREQVGKMRATLHAAVAPGGSSRRGFDELVDELKRRCGGGGGRH